The proteins below are encoded in one region of Syntrophorhabdus sp.:
- the tatA gene encoding twin-arginine translocase TatA/TatE family subunit, with protein sequence MFGLGMPELIIIMVIVLMIFGAGRLSEIGGAIGKGIKSFKRSVNEPEAAGIAEKSGSQGEKVS encoded by the coding sequence ATGTTTGGACTTGGTATGCCGGAACTCATAATCATCATGGTGATCGTCCTCATGATCTTCGGTGCCGGAAGGCTCTCGGAGATAGGCGGCGCCATCGGCAAAGGCATCAAGAGCTTCAAAAGATCGGTCAATGAACCCGAAGCGGCCGGCATAGCGGAAAAAAGCGGGTCGCAGGGAGAAAAGGTTTCCTAG